The DNA region TGATATGCGAGTAGCACGATGGCACAAGTTTCATCATCTCCACAAATGTCCTTGTCGCCTTTGCCTTGATGAAGTCAGGTGCTCTGCTGAACATATTCAGAATCTCGCGGTCACCTTCGATCTTCCGCGACAATGTCATCACTTGCATACAAAGACGCTCGAGTTCATATCGGTCGTCGCGAAGCGTCCGAGCCAGTTCCTGTTTGCGTTCAACGGCTACAATCTGCGTCGTATCAATCAACGCCATTCGTTGTGCACTGCGAAATGCACGGCACATACGCGGCAGATGCGCGTCGAGAATATTCGAAGTGACATCTAAGCGTGGTGCGCCGTACAATACCAGCCATGTAGGTGACACTTTGCCAAGGAGTACATCTTCCATGACGATGGCATCACCAACGAGGTCTTTGCAGAATGTCGAGTTCTTGTCGGCATTGATATGAACTGCAATCCCGACCTCGTGCCAAGCGTGAACATCAAGATCCTGCTTGACCAGCGTTATCGGCGTATGCCACTTCTGGGCATGGAAGTCACACAGCGTTCGAATCTGTGGTTCAATCATAAGCGTTCCTCCGGAGGAAAGAGAGGGCCATGACCACTTGGATCACAGCCCTCTCTGAAACTTGAGACTACGTAGGACAGGTAGTCTGAAGCTTGCTCCTATGCGCCCCCTTTTACTTGTGGCACGAGGGTCAAAACCGCGTTGTCGACAAGCACATCTGTGTCGAAACACGGACTGCCGTTCAAGTGTCGGGTGTAGCTGGAATCTTTCGGGAACCCGGCTTCCGCGATGGCCTGTTCGACGGTCGTGCCGTCACTGACGTTGATTTCTTTTGCCGAACGGCCGAGGCAGAGGACTTTGACTTTCATGGGAAACTCCTGAGCAGGTTGAAATGAAAAGAGCCCTGCACAATGCAGAGCTCTTGCTTCTGTAAATTCTTATGCCAGAATCAAGGCATAAGAATACAAGATGGTCGTGAGATAGCTAGAATTCCCAAACTTGTCGACACCACAAGATGTAGTGTCTGTCTCGAATCTGTCTCTGTCGCTTTGTAACCTACTGTTTCGAGAGGCGCGACTCCTGATTGCCAATCTATTGGCAAATCCGAGAAGTCTCGAAGCCGGGTCGAAACGAGTCCCTAGCAAAACACTGGAAGAGCTTCAACTTACGACTTGCATCAACACCTTTAGACAACAGTGCATATTGTGCTGTTCGTTCTTAATGCCTACAGTCTGAAACCTGCGTTCGCATGACTTATAGACCAGCCAAGTTATTGACTCGTCGGGTACCCGTACAGAGGACCGAATTCCGTCGAGAAAGGATAGAAAGCTTGTTTCGATCCAAATTGTTAAATTCTTTCACCGTTTGACGTTGTCTTTGTCATAAGCAATTGTTTATTCATGTCTTATATCTTGGTCCAAAGATTGCTTTAATCGTCATCTAGTATGCTCAACGCTATGTCATCACTACACTCAACATTGAACCGACTAGCCTTTTTGGCCCGCGCGGTCCCCTTGTCGATTCTAATTGTGCTTTGTGCAATTAGCTCATCTGCACAAGGGTTTGAGAGCGACAGCTTGCTTGCGAGTTATGTCGCTGAATCTTGGAAGTCCCATCCCAACATCGAACGCATGCAGGCAATGATTGCTGTGGAAAGAAGTCGTGCTACCATGAACAACTCGTGGATGAATCCGGAATTGCGCGCCGGACTAATGAATGTTCCGGAGAGTTTTGATGTGCATTCGGATCCGATGACTATGTTTCAGATTGGTGCCATGCAGCAGATTCCTTTCCCCGGGAAACTAAATGCGGCAAGACAAGCAGGTGAAGCTCGGGTCCGTGCCGCAACCTCCATTCTTGATCAAGAAAGATTTCGAATGGCTGCGATGGTGGCGATGGCTTATTACGATTTAGCGGCAGCTCTTGAAACACGCCAAATGCTTGAACAAGGACTTGTATTAACAAAACAGGCTGTTGACGCTGCAGCATCGTTGCTTTCCACAGGGAAGGGATCACGGACAGAAGTGTTGCGAGCAGGTCTTGAACAAGAGGAGTGGGATCTTAAATTGCTAGCGAACGCATCAGAGATTGACCAAAAACGCGCAGAGCTGGCCTACTCCATTGGAAGGACTAATGACAATGCACTGGTTAACCCTATTCTACCGAATGCTCTGCCACCTTTGATAGACCTTGACGCAGGACTTGCGTTGGTTGAAAATGCATCAACTCCGCAAGTCAAAATCGCGCAGGCGCAGTTACGAGCTACCGAATTTGAACTTCGAAGAGCCAAGCTTGATTATTGGCCGGACGTCAAGTTGGGGCTTGCTTATGGTATAAGAGGAGCATTGAAGGGTGCGGGGACAGATCCCCATACAGGCGAACCGATTTCTCAGTCACTCAAACAAGATAACATGGTCACTATAGAAGTGTCCGCTTCTATTCCGCTGTTATCCCGAGGTAATCAGCAAGCAAAGATAAGCGAAGCTCGCGCTATGAGCCGCAGTCAACAAAGCGAACAAAAAGAGTCGATGCTCAACCAGCAGCAGGAATTACGAATCGTTCACTCGGAATTTGCGAAAACGATTAATCAATACGAGGTAAATCGCCAAGTTGTCGAACAATCAGAGGCTGCCTGGCGCTCAGCGCTTGTGGACTATCAGGCGGGAGTGTATCCCTACATGGGACTTTCAGACGCACGTACGGTCTTAGTCATGGCACAAATAGAATCAGTCATGTATCGCGCGAAGGCATGGGCCACGTACCGTCAATGGCAGAGCTTGCTTGGAAATTACTCTGTTGACGCAACGGAACAATAAGAAGGCGACATGAGAACAACAACTGCAAAATGGCTTCCTTGGTTAACTCTGTTTATCATCGCGAGTATGGGACTTACTGGTTGGCTATTGTGGGGCAACCGCGCTCAAACCGGGACAGAGACAACACGATCATCGACTGCCGAAATTTACACTTGTCCCATGGATCCCGAGGTTCAGCAGGATCAGCCCGGGAAGTGTCCGATATGCGGGATGAATCTCGTTCTTAAGAAAGCTGATTCGGCTCAACCAAAGAGTGATAAGTCGGAGAGCGCTGAGAACGAAACTAAATCTGAAAGCACAGACAAATATCAGTGTCCGATGCACCCTGCCATCGTACAGGATCACCCGGGTGATTGCCCAATCTGCGGAATGAAACTTGTTAGGATGAAGGGATCGGCATCTGACCAATCGAAGCCAAGTTCGTCATCGTCACACAAAGTGGCATTCTATCGTTCACCAATGAATCCAAATCAGACTTCGCCTGTCCCACGCAAAGATGAGATGGGCATGGATTATTTGCCTGTATACGAGGAGGATTCAAGCGGCGACTCAGATGTTAATGGCCGAGCGGCGGTAGAAATCGATCCTAAACGACAGCAGTTAATCGGACTGCGAATCGCTAAGGCCGAGAAAGCAGGCATTTCTGGAGGCTGGCGAACTGTCGGGCGCGTCGAAATTGACCCAACAAGAGTCAGCCGCATCAACGTCAAAGTTGCAGGATTCGTTGAGCACGTGTTTGTAGATTTCGTCGGTCGTGCCGTGAAGCGGGGAGAACCATTGTTCACACTTTATAGTCCTGATTTGCTTGCTGCGCAACAAGAGTATCTCCTTTCATTAGAGAATCGCGAGAACAACACGAATGAAGGTCAGGCTTCGACGTACGACGCGGTTGTGCTTGCAGTTCGAAACAAACTCAAGAATTGGGACGTACCCGAGTCCGCCATCGTTCGCATGGAGGAGACTCGGGAAACAACTAAGGCGCTGACTTTTACCTCTCCAGTTAGTGGAGTTGTAACTTTGAAAGATGTAGTCGAGGGAGCAACGCTTGAGTCTGGTGCTGTTCCGTACGAAGTAACTGATTTGAACGTAGTTTGGGTAATGGCAGATGCCTACCAGCCTGACCTCGCACACGTACATGTGGGAACACGAGCATCCATGTCATTTGAAGCACTACCTGATCGTGTGATTATTGGCACAGTGGCATTTATTGATCCGATTCTTGACGTGCAAAGCAGAACAGCCAAAGTAAGGCTTGAAGTAGAAAATGAAAATCGTGACTTAAAACCCGGCATGTTTGGTGAAGTGCTTTTCAAAGGGGAAAGTCGCGAGTCATTGACTATTCCGTCCGATGCGTTGATTCCGACTGGAAGTGGATTCTATGTCTTTGTCGCATTAGGCGAAGGTCAGTTTGAGCCGCGCGCTGTAATGCTTGGAGATAAATCTGGAGAGAGAGTTGAGATTATAGAGGGTCTAAGCGAAGGAGAATCAGTTGTAACGCGTGCTAATTTCCTGGTGGACTCGGAATCATCTTTGCGTGCAGCGCTGTCAGCGGTGGAAGGCAATTAACGATGCAGGAAAACTTAACAGTTCTCCAACGCATCATCCGCTTCTCTGCTGAGAATCGCTGGCTTGTCATTGCGGCAACGCTTGTGGCAATCGTGATTGCTGCGTGGACCATGCAGCACATCCCATTGGACGCGTTGCCCGACTTGTCTGATACACAGGTCATCGTTTACTCACGTTGGGACCGCAGTCCGGATATCATTGAGGATCAGGTCACATATCCGATCGTCAGTTCGCTGCTCGGCGCGCCAAAAGTAAAGGCCATCCGAGGTTTTTCGGATTTCGGATACAGCTTCATCTATGTCATTTTCGAAGATGGAACAGACATTTACTGGGCGCGAACACGCGTGCTGGAGTACCTTTCCAAGATTACTGCGCAGCTGCCAACCGGTGTAAAAACGGAGTTAGGGCCGGATGCAACAAGCCTTGGGTGGGTCTTTCAATATGCACTCGTTGATCGCTCGGGCAAGAACACAAGCGACGAGTTACGCAGCTATCAAGACTGGTATCTAAGGTATGCCATTTCGTCTGTGCCCGGCGTTGCAGAAGTTGCCGCAGTTGGCGGTCAGGTCAGGCAGTATCAGATTACCGTTGATCCCAATGCCTTGGCCGCTTACAATCTACCGTTAGAGGCAGTGATCCAGGCAGTTCGTAAGGGAAATAATGACGTCGGTGGAAGGCTTGTCGAAATCTCTGGCCGTGAATATATGGTTCGTGGCCGTGGGTATGTGGAGTCCATCGCGGATCTGGAACAGCTCGTTCTCCTGTCTCAGGGAGGGACGCCGGTTACAGTCAAAGATGTCGCAACAGTTGCACTTGGTCCGGAGTTGCGGCGGGGTATTACTGACTATAATGGTGAAGGCGACGTTGTCGGAGGAATTGTCGTCATGCGGCAGGGCGAAAATGCGTTAAATGTCATTGAACGAATCAAAGCAAGGATTGAAGAGCTAAGGCCTTCTTTGCCCGAAGGGGTCGAAATCGTCACGACGTATGACCGATCTGAATTAATCGGGCGAGCAATTGATACAGTCGAAGGCAAATTGATAGAAGAACTCATCATTGTTTCTATTATCATCCTGATCTTTCTATGGCATGTTCCATCTGCTGCCATACCGATTGTCACGATTCCAATAAGCGTGGTACTGGCGTTCATACCCATGTACATGATGGGTTTGACCGCAAACATCATGTCCCTTGCCGGAATCGCGATTTCGGTTGGTGTTTTGGTGGACGGAGCGATTGTCGAAGTCGAGAACGCATACAACAAGATTTACCATTGGCAAGCCGGAGGTATGAAGGGAGACTTCCACAAGGTTCGACTAGATGCATTGATGGAAGTTGGGCCGACAGTATTTTTCTCGCTGCTGGTAATTGCGGTCGCGTTCATTCCGGTGTTTACGTTAGTAGATCAGGAAGGCCGGTTGTTCAAGCCACTCGCCTTTTCAAAGAACATTGCGATGGCGATTGCTGCGGTGCTTGCCATCACACTTGATCCGGCGCTGCGAATGATGTTTGCACGGATCGACCCATTCAAGTTTCGACCCAAATTTCTGGCCTGGACTGCGACTAAGTTTGCGGTTGGGACTTACTACTCAGAGGAAAAGCACCCCATAAGCAGGTTCCTACATAGAATTTATGAGCCGCCCTGTCGCTTCGTCTTGCGCCATCCTAAGGCAACCATATTCGCAAGTCTTCTGTTAGTCGCGTTGACCATCCCAGTTTATCTGCAGCTTGGTCATGAGTTCATGCCGCCCTTGCGTGAAGGGAGCTTGCTCTACATGCCTTCAGCAGTTCAACCCGGAATGTCTGTTGCCGAAGCGCAGAAGGCATTGCAGGTGCAAGACAAGCTTCTGATGACATTCCCCGAAGTAGATCGCGTCTTTGGCAAAGCCGGTCGTGCTGAGACGTCCACCGATCCGGCTCCATTCACGATGATGGAAACAACCATCCTGTTGAAGCCCGAATCTGAATGGCGGGAGAAACCTCGTTGGTATTCAAGTTGGTCGCCTGAATGGTTGAAGGCAATACTTAGAACTGCATGGCGCGACAGGATTACAGAGGCCGAACTTGTCAGCGAGATGGACGAGCGGCTTCAGTTGCCCGGGATTAGCAATGCATGGACAATGCCGATCAAGGCTCGTCTTGACATGTTATCGACCGGAATACGAACACCTGTTGGCATAAAGATATCTGGAAGCGATCTTGCTGTTGTGCAGCAAATCGCTGTAGAGATGGAATCGGCGTTACAGGGAGTTCCGGATACTCGAAGTGTGTATGCTGAACGTGTTGCAGGTGGCTACTTCCTTGACTTTGATTTGCGCCGTGACCAGCTTGCCCGATACGGGTTAACTGTTGATGACGCAAATATGATGGTGATGACGGCTGTAGGCGGAGACAATCAGACGACGACCGTCGAAGGTCGGGCGCGATACGGCGTCAATGTGCGTTATGCCCGAATCTTTCGCGACAATCTTGATGCACTCCAGCGTGTGCTCATTTCCTTGCCGAATAATCAGGGACAGATTCCTATGTCTGAAATCGCAGACATTAAGCTAGTTGAGGGACCGGCAATGATCCGTGATGAGAACGGATTACTTGCAGGTTACGTCTATGTAGATTTCGATCCTTCAAAGGTTGATGTAGGTGGATATGTGGAGCATGCCAAGCAAGCTGTATCAGCTTCAGTAAAGATCCCAACGGGCTATTCAGTGGTTTGGAGCGGGCAGTACGAGAACATGTTGCGCGTCAAAGAACGGCTCAAGCTCATAATTCCACTAACACTTATTTTGATCTTTGGGCTCTTGTACATGAACACGAAGTCGAGCTTCAAGTCGTTCATGGTCATGCTGGCAGTTCCCTTTTCTGCCATCGGTGCCGTTTGGTTAATGTATTTCCTCGATTACAATGTCTCTATCGCGGCATGGGTTGGCATGATCGCTTTGCTTGGGCTTGATGCTGAGACGGGCGTATTTATGTTGCTATTTCTCGACCTTTCGCACAATGAAGCAAGGGTCCGAGGACAATTGCGAACTACGGGGGACTTAGTTGAAGCTATCGTACATGGAGCCGTCAAGCGGGTTCGTCCGAAAGCCATGACCGTGTGCGCCGCTTTCATTGGACTACTTCCCATCATGTGGTCCACGGGTGCAGGCTCAGACCTGATGAAACGCGTAGCTGCACCAATGGTGGGAGGATTGGTTACCTCCTTTGCCTTAGAACTTTTGGTCTATCCGGCAATCTACTATCTGTGGAAACGCAAAACTGTTGTCCCCGGGCCGGAATCATCTGCCGACAACGGCGAGAATACGGCGGCAACACTTGTTCCTTGCTGAGAATTGCCTACTAACGACTAATTCACTTCGTCACGCAACGACACATACTTCAAAGGATTTCCTGATGTCAAAGCTATTTTACATTCTTCTGTTCCCGGTTATTCTTGCAGTGGCTATTCTAACGGGCTGCAAAAGCGATAGCGGTGACGATACTCAGACCATAGACGATCAAGTGCTTGTGACAGTTACCCCGGCAGATAATGCTGTAAATGCTCCGACCCAGTCCACCATTACGGTGACGTTTGATCATGCGATGATGGTCATGGACCATATGGACGAGATGTTTATGCTGCACCAAGGATGGGGAATTGGCACGGCACCGGTTGCAGTAACATACTCATGGAACAACGACAACACCATCCTGACCATGCAGCCCACTGCAGCACTGCAAGAGAACATGACCTACACCGTTCACCTTATGGGTATGATGATGGGTATGGACGGGATGATGTATCACATGATGATGGACACGATGGGAATGGGTGGCATGGGGAATGGCATGATGATGGGTGGAATGGGTGATGATGAAATTCGGACGGCGTTTTCAACCGGTCCGGCAATCGTCCACCAAATCACGCTTGACATTTCGCAAGACGTAGTCTTTGTCGCAGACGGAGGATCAGGTGATATTGCTGTAATTAACCCCGAGACAAACACGTTGATTGGAATTCAGCCCATTGATTCGGTTGGCTATTTACACCATATCTATCTTTCGGCAGATAACACGAAGCTGATTGTATCAGACCCCAACGAAGATTTGAGCACAGGACATGAAGAGAGTGGAGGAAATGGCGGTCACGGAGGCCACGGTGGGGGAAATGAAACCATGATGTCCAGGATAATTCTGCTGGATTCACGAACGTTGCTTGAAACAAACAGGATTACCTTTGAGGGTATGACTCACAATGCACGATGACTCCCGACGGTGAGTTCATCATCGCAGCAAATTCGATGCACAATATGGTGCACAAATATTCCGCCACAACGCTTACTGAAGTGGGTAGCTACATGGTTGGCACATCGCCCCTGGAAGTTACGCTCACCCCGGATGGCGAACACGCCTTGACCGCGAACAACGGATCAGGGACAGTTTCTAAGGTGCACTTCGAGGAGTCCGCCACAGTTCAGCACGTCAATGTAGGTAGTGGCCCAGTGGGTGCCTGGATCACGCCGGACGGCACCCAGGCATGGGTGACAAACGAAGTGTCCAAGACTATTTCAGTTATTGCTATTGAATCATTTGCTGTCGATACAACCTTGGCACTCGGTTACACGCCTGGTCAGGCGATCCATAGTCCTACGCGCACTGAAGTGTACGTCGCCGATGAAGACAACGGTTCCGTGCATGTCTTTGATCTCCAGACGCGCACATGGGTTGCAGATATTGTCACTGGAAGCCGTGCGCACGGAATCTCGTTCAAGCCAGACGGCAGCCGGGCCTATGTCACGAATGAAATGGACAGATCTGTATCGGTAATTGACTGCGAGTCAAAAACGGTCATAGCAACTATTCGTGTGGGCGTTTCTCCGAATGGGATTATTTACCGCCCGGCCTTGTAGTTGTGCGAAACTGGATATTCTATCACTGGTCTTTGGTTTCAGAAACACAGAAAGAGAAACGACAATGGGAACTACGATGGTATTCATAATGGCTGCTATGATGGCGACAATGGCTGTTGGCGGAATTATTGGACTTGGCCAGGGAGACCGTCACGGTGTACAAAGTCAGACAAACGTCGTCAGTTGCTGCGCGACAACAAGTGATGGTCACTCAGAGGGACACGAACAGGGAGAAGCGCTTCTTGCTTCTGCCGACCCAGTGAACACGAAATCTGCCCATTCCGACGCGCCAGCTGAAGAAAAACTCGCCTATCCGATAGACAACTGTATTGTGTCAGGCGAGAAGCTTGGTGAAATGGGCGAACCGGTGACGAAAGTGTACGAGGGACGCGAAGTCAAGTTTTGCTGCAATATGTGCCCTGAAAAGTTTGAGAAGGATCAGGCGAACTTCATGAAGAAGCTTGATGACGCGATCATTGCCAAGCAGAAGCCCGGCTACCCGCTTGAGACTTGTATTGTAAGCGGTGAAGCCTTTGGGGGAGAAATGGGAGATCCTGTTGACTTCGTGTATGACAACCAGTACTTCAAGCTATGTTGCAAAGGCTGCATCAAGAATATCAAGAAGGAGCCTGCAAAGTACTTGGAGAAACTTAGCGCCGCCTATGAATCTAAACGAGGTATGGTGCCCGAAGAATCAAATCAAGTGAAGACTGAACATCAGAACGGACATGAAGGCCACCACTAAGTTCCATCGACTTGGATTTGCTCTGATTGTGATAGCGGGGCTCGCCGGAGCCCCGCTTGCTCTTTCGAAGCTTCCTGTAGCCGTACAGGTTCGCAACGAATTTTGTCCCGTGTTGCCCGACGAGAAGGTAGATTCGACAATCTACACGAATTATAAAGGACAGCGGGTATATTTCTGTTGCACGCGTTGTCGCCGTGACTTCCTTCGAAGTCCGGGTCTTTATCTGGCAAACCTCTCGCAATTTCATTCGGCTAATTCTACAATCCCGGACTCTGAAGGACACCAGGACAGCGCTGCGTATTCCATGGGGGAGAGTTCTGATCTGGAACCCAAACACCACGGAGATGAGCACACCTCGACGCATGAAGAAATACATGAACATGCAACAGATCATGTCCAGGAAAGCGATGCCAAACTGAATTGGGTCAATTTCGCGGGGAAGTTTCATCCACTGGTGGTTCATTTCCCAATCGCGCTTCTCATTACTGCGGCGCTTGCTGAATTGTCATCGTGGGCGTCCAGCAAAAAGAGATTGCAAGCTTTTAGCCGACATTTCATCTACTTCACAGCAGCGTGCTCGGTGGTAGCGGCCACACTGGGCTGGGCAGCCGCGTGGAATGCACACTACCCTATCGACCTTATGCAATACTTGACTTTTCATCGCTGGGTCGGGACGTCAGTTGCTGGGCTATCCATGGTTGCGGCCTATTTCGCTTGGGCGGCAGAGCGATCTTCAACATCAGTATGGTTTAAATGGGCATTACGCGGAGTGCTATTGCTTGCTGCTATAGGTGCAGGGCTCGCGGGGCATCTTGGATCTATAATAGTCTTGGGTCCCGACCACTTCGCATTCTAAGCGGAAATGTCTGCGCGTAATGATGCAGTTGCAGGCACATATTGTGGTGCATTGTGACTTTACCCTTAACTATTGCTTTTGTATATTCACACCATGGCTGTTTTTGGCAAAATAGGCAAGCGGCTACTTAGCTGGTTCGTGCTTGTAGCTTTAATCCCTTTGCTCTTTATGGGTTATCAGGGCTACTATTTCGCGCGCCTTGCTGTCAAGAAAGAGGCCTATCTTCATATTCAGGCAATATCCCAACAGAAGAAAAGTCAGATAGAACAATGGTTTGCCGAGCGGAGGGCAGACACTGAAGTCCTATCCGCAAACCCTTCAATAGTGGAGGCATGTCAGCTAGGGGCCATATCTGCGGACAACCGACGGAGCCTTGAGAGGCTCCTAGATTCCTATAAAGCACAATCACAGGCCTACGAGTTCATTTGTGTTTACTCAATATCCGGAACAATGCTGGCATGCACAAAGCACACAGATGAAACTCTGGCCGAAATGCATGACTTTGTCCTTGAGGCAATGAATTCAAGCCAGCCCTTGACAAGTCCGATTCATCTGCACAACGAATTCGGGTTGACGATTCATCTTAGCGGCCGCGTTACTAATGAGTTCGGAAAGCCAGTAGGAGTAGTAATCACGACGCTTGGTTTGGCTTACACCTTGAATCCGATAATTCTCGATACGACAGGACTTGGGTTCTCAGGTCAAGCCTACTTGGTTGACAAAAACAAGGTAATGCTCACGCCGTCGCGTTTCATGAACCACCCAAAGCCACTGACTCATACAATGGATTCGCGGGGGATTCAACTTGCCCTCCAGGGTTCAAGCGGCGTGGAATTATATCACGATTTTGAAGGTCGCGATGTCATCGGAGCTTGGGACTTTTTACCGAATGAACAATGGGCTCTGATCACTGAGATTGACGCAAATGAAGCGTTTGCGTCATTACAAATGTTACGCAGAAACGCAATGCTGGTAGCGATCGGCACACTTGGGTTGATTCTCATCGTTGTTGCGTTTATCTCGCGTACATTAAGCAAGCCAATCAGGGAATTGGCAAACGCAAGCTCTGCAGTTTCAAAGGGTGATTTGGGCAGGAGAGTCGCCATCCAGTTGAATGACGAGCTGGGCGACTTAGCTGCAAGTTTCAATCAGATGGTTCAGTCGCTGAAGGATTCACAAAAACAGCTTGTTCAATCCGAACGGCTCGCTGCAATCGGCGAGCTGGTTGCCAGCGTCGTCCACGAGATCCGAAATCCGCTTTCTGCCATTAAAATGAACTTGCGGATATTAGAGACAAAGGATCTTCAAGGCGAACTGGTTCATTCAGAGCATTTCCAATTGGCGAAGAGTCAAACGGAGCGCATTGAAACCATGCTGACGGAGCTTTTAGATTATTCAAAAACAATCACAATCCAGAAACGCAATGTGACCGTTCTGGAGCTATTTAACCGAGTATCAAGAGATTTTTCAACGCTACTCGATGAGCGCAATGCAGTACTGCATGCCAGACATCAGAATCCTCTAGATGTTGTGAGCGTTGACGACGAGCGGTTCATGCAAGTATTCTGGAATCTCATCACTAATTCCCTTCAAGCGATTGACGCCTCGGGCCGGTCGGATGGAAAGATTGAACTGATTTCAGAGTCAAGTCCTCATGCTACAGTTCTATCCATCAAAGACAACGGCATGGGTCTTCAAGAAGAGAGCGTGAAACACGTATTCGAGCCGTTCTTTACAACAAGGAAGAATGGTACGGGACTGGGGTTAGCCATCGCCAAAAAGATTGTCGATGCGCATGAGGGACATATCACATTCAGGAGCCGGATGAACGAAGGTTCCGAAATTAGCATTTCACTGCCACGGTCAACGTAGTATGGAAAAAATCCTCATTATTGATGACGATGACGCCATTCGCCGAACAATGGAACTTCATTTGGCGGACAAGGGCTTCCGGGTATTCTGCGGAGACTCTCTCAGATCAGGCAAGGATCTCTGGAACCGCCATAATCCTGAAATTGTTCTATTAGATCTAAAACTGCCAGACGGCGAGGGCACTTCACTTCTGAAAGAGCAAATGGAAGCAGGTAGCGAAGCGATCGTGTTGATGATCACGGGCCATCAAGACATGGAATATGCTATCCATGCGATGAAGCACGGAGCCTTTAACTATCTTCACAAGCCTTTGAACATTGACGAACTGGATTTGTCACTTGAAGATGCGGTCAGAGAGCTTCGCGTAAGTCGAAAAACTATCGCGATAAATCAACATGAGAACGAGTTCAACGCAGGACGAATAGCTGGAGTTAGTGCGTCCATCCTCAATACTCACAAGCAAATTGGGATGGCGGCTAAATCAAAGGTTAATGTTCTCATTTCCGGCGAAAGCGGGACGGGCAAGGAACTTGTTGCAAGAGCTATTCATTATAACTCAACACCGGATGAACCATTCGTTGC from bacterium includes:
- a CDS encoding TolC family protein, giving the protein MNRLAFLARAVPLSILIVLCAISSSAQGFESDSLLASYVAESWKSHPNIERMQAMIAVERSRATMNNSWMNPELRAGLMNVPESFDVHSDPMTMFQIGAMQQIPFPGKLNAARQAGEARVRAATSILDQERFRMAAMVAMAYYDLAAALETRQMLEQGLVLTKQAVDAAASLLSTGKGSRTEVLRAGLEQEEWDLKLLANASEIDQKRAELAYSIGRTNDNALVNPILPNALPPLIDLDAGLALVENASTPQVKIAQAQLRATEFELRRAKLDYWPDVKLGLAYGIRGALKGAGTDPHTGEPISQSLKQDNMVTIEVSASIPLLSRGNQQAKISEARAMSRSQQSEQKESMLNQQQELRIVHSEFAKTINQYEVNRQVVEQSEAAWRSALVDYQAGVYPYMGLSDARTVLVMAQIESVMYRAKAWATYRQWQSLLGNYSVDATEQ
- a CDS encoding efflux RND transporter periplasmic adaptor subunit translates to MRTTTAKWLPWLTLFIIASMGLTGWLLWGNRAQTGTETTRSSTAEIYTCPMDPEVQQDQPGKCPICGMNLVLKKADSAQPKSDKSESAENETKSESTDKYQCPMHPAIVQDHPGDCPICGMKLVRMKGSASDQSKPSSSSSHKVAFYRSPMNPNQTSPVPRKDEMGMDYLPVYEEDSSGDSDVNGRAAVEIDPKRQQLIGLRIAKAEKAGISGGWRTVGRVEIDPTRVSRINVKVAGFVEHVFVDFVGRAVKRGEPLFTLYSPDLLAAQQEYLLSLENRENNTNEGQASTYDAVVLAVRNKLKNWDVPESAIVRMEETRETTKALTFTSPVSGVVTLKDVVEGATLESGAVPYEVTDLNVVWVMADAYQPDLAHVHVGTRASMSFEALPDRVIIGTVAFIDPILDVQSRTAKVRLEVENENRDLKPGMFGEVLFKGESRESLTIPSDALIPTGSGFYVFVALGEGQFEPRAVMLGDKSGERVEIIEGLSEGESVVTRANFLVDSESSLRAALSAVEGN
- a CDS encoding efflux RND transporter permease subunit, with protein sequence MQENLTVLQRIIRFSAENRWLVIAATLVAIVIAAWTMQHIPLDALPDLSDTQVIVYSRWDRSPDIIEDQVTYPIVSSLLGAPKVKAIRGFSDFGYSFIYVIFEDGTDIYWARTRVLEYLSKITAQLPTGVKTELGPDATSLGWVFQYALVDRSGKNTSDELRSYQDWYLRYAISSVPGVAEVAAVGGQVRQYQITVDPNALAAYNLPLEAVIQAVRKGNNDVGGRLVEISGREYMVRGRGYVESIADLEQLVLLSQGGTPVTVKDVATVALGPELRRGITDYNGEGDVVGGIVVMRQGENALNVIERIKARIEELRPSLPEGVEIVTTYDRSELIGRAIDTVEGKLIEELIIVSIIILIFLWHVPSAAIPIVTIPISVVLAFIPMYMMGLTANIMSLAGIAISVGVLVDGAIVEVENAYNKIYHWQAGGMKGDFHKVRLDALMEVGPTVFFSLLVIAVAFIPVFTLVDQEGRLFKPLAFSKNIAMAIAAVLAITLDPALRMMFARIDPFKFRPKFLAWTATKFAVGTYYSEEKHPISRFLHRIYEPPCRFVLRHPKATIFASLLLVALTIPVYLQLGHEFMPPLREGSLLYMPSAVQPGMSVAEAQKALQVQDKLLMTFPEVDRVFGKAGRAETSTDPAPFTMMETTILLKPESEWREKPRWYSSWSPEWLKAILRTAWRDRITEAELVSEMDERLQLPGISNAWTMPIKARLDMLSTGIRTPVGIKISGSDLAVVQQIAVEMESALQGVPDTRSVYAERVAGGYFLDFDLRRDQLARYGLTVDDANMMVMTAVGGDNQTTTVEGRARYGVNVRYARIFRDNLDALQRVLISLPNNQGQIPMSEIADIKLVEGPAMIRDENGLLAGYVYVDFDPSKVDVGGYVEHAKQAVSASVKIPTGYSVVWSGQYENMLRVKERLKLIIPLTLILIFGLLYMNTKSSFKSFMVMLAVPFSAIGAVWLMYFLDYNVSIAAWVGMIALLGLDAETGVFMLLFLDLSHNEARVRGQLRTTGDLVEAIVHGAVKRVRPKAMTVCAAFIGLLPIMWSTGAGSDLMKRVAAPMVGGLVTSFALELLVYPAIYYLWKRKTVVPGPESSADNGENTAATLVPC
- a CDS encoding Ig-like domain-containing protein, with the protein product MSKLFYILLFPVILAVAILTGCKSDSGDDTQTIDDQVLVTVTPADNAVNAPTQSTITVTFDHAMMVMDHMDEMFMLHQGWGIGTAPVAVTYSWNNDNTILTMQPTAALQENMTYTVHLMGMMMGMDGMMYHMMMDTMGMGGMGNGMMMGGMGDDEIRTAFSTGPAIVHQITLDISQDVVFVADGGSGDIAVINPETNTLIGIQPIDSVGYLHHIYLSADNTKLIVSDPNEDLSTGHEESGGNGGHGGHGGGNETMMSRIILLDSRTLLETNRITFEGMTHNAR
- a CDS encoding YncE family protein encodes the protein MGSYMVGTSPLEVTLTPDGEHALTANNGSGTVSKVHFEESATVQHVNVGSGPVGAWITPDGTQAWVTNEVSKTISVIAIESFAVDTTLALGYTPGQAIHSPTRTEVYVADEDNGSVHVFDLQTRTWVADIVTGSRAHGISFKPDGSRAYVTNEMDRSVSVIDCESKTVIATIRVGVSPNGIIYRPAL